Proteins from a single region of Scleropages formosus chromosome 24, fSclFor1.1, whole genome shotgun sequence:
- the cct2 gene encoding T-complex protein 1 subunit beta — translation MASISMAPVNIFKHGADEEKAETARLSSFIGAIAIGDLVKSTLGPKGMDKILLGGGRDGSVTVTNDGATILKAVGVDNPAAKVLVDMSKVQDDEVGDGTTSVTVLAAELLREAEILIAKKIHPQIIISGWRKATQAAREALKEAALDHGNDQEKFQEDLLNISRTTLSSKLLTHHKDHFAKLAVEAVLRLKGSGNLEAIHVIKKLGGSLTDSYLDEGFLLDKKIGVNQPKRIENANILIANTGMDTDKIKIFGSRVRVDSTAKVAEIELAEKEKMKEKVERILKHGINCFINRQLIYNYPEQLFAAAGVMAIEHADFAGVERLALVTGGEIASTFDHPELVKLGHCKLIEEVMIGEDTLIHFSGVEMGEACTVVLRGATQQILDEAERSLHDALCVLAQTVKETRTVFGGGCSEMLMAKAVTDLASRTPGKESVAMESFAKALRMLPTIIADNAGYDSADLISQLRAAHMENKTTFGLDMNQGTIGDMEELGITESFQVKRQMLLSAAEAAEMILRVDDIIKAAPRKRVPDHHPC, via the exons atg GCCTCCATTTCAATGGCTCCTGTGAACATCTTCAAACACGGGGCAGATGAGGAGAAGGCAGAGACAGCACGTCTT TCTTCCTTCATTGGTGCGATTGCCATCGGTGACCTGGTGAAAAGCACTCTGGGACCAAAGGGGATG GACAAAATCCTGCTGGGGGGTGGAAGAGACGGCTCTGTAACTGTGACCAATGATGGTGCCACCATTCTCAAAGCCGTTGGAGTGGACAATCCAGCAGCTAAAGTCCTGGTTG ACATGTCCAAAGTCCAGGATGATGAAGTAGGCGATGGAACAACCTCTGTCACAGTACTTGCGGCTGAGCTGCTAAGG GAAGCAGAGATCCTCATTGCAAAAAAGATTCACCCACAGATCATCATCTCGGGCTggaggaaggccacacaggctGCCCGTGAGGCTCTCAAGGAGGCTGCCCTGGATCATGG AAATGACCAGGAGAAGTTCCAGGAGGACCTGCTGAACATTTCCCGCACCACTCTGTCCTCCAAGCTCCTGACTCACCACAAGGACCACTTTGCCAAACTGGCTGTAGAAGCAGTGCTGCGGCTGAAGGGCTCCGGCAACCTGGAGGCCATCCATGTCATCAAAAAACTGGGGGGGAGCCTCACTGATTCCTACCTGGacgagg GCTTTCTGTTGGACAAGAAGATTGGTGTGAACCAGCCCAAAAGAATTGAGAACGCTAACATCCTTATTGCCAACACGGGCATGGACACGGATAAGATCAAG ATCTTCGGCTCAAGGGTGCGAGTGGACTCCACAGCCAAGGTGGCGGAAATCGAATTAGCAGAaaaggagaagatgaaggagaagGTGGAGCGCATCCTCAAGCATGGCATCAACTGTTTCATAAACAG GCAGTTGATCTACAACTACCCTGAGCAGCTTTTCGCAGCTGCTGGAGTCATGGCCATCGAACATGCAGACTTTGCAGGAGTGGAACGCCTGGCTCTTGTCACCG GTGGAGAGATTGCGTCAACGTTCGACCACCCAGAACTGGTGAAATTGGGCCACTGCAAACTCATTGAGGAGGTGATGATTGGAGAGGACACCTTGATCCACTTCTCTGGTGTTGAGATGG GTGAGGCGTGCACAGTTGTGCTGCGTGGTGCGACCCAACAGATTCTGGATGAGGCCGAGCGCTCGCTGCATGACGCTCTCTGTGTGCTTGCACAGACTGTCAAGGAGACCCGCACAGTCTTCGGAGGAG GTTGCTCTGAGATGCTGATGGCCAAGGCAGTGACTGACTTGGCCAGCCGGACTCCAGGCAAAGAGTCCGTAGCCATGGAGTCATTTGCCAAAGCACTGAGGATG TTGCCCACCATCATTGCTGACAATGCAGGCTATGACAGCGCAGACCTGATCTCTCAGCTGCGGGCTGCTCACATGGAGAACAAGACCACCTTTGGCCTGG ACATGAACCAGGGAACTATCGGTGACATGGAGGAACTGGGAATCACCGAAAGCTTCCAAGTGAAGAGACAAATGCTGTTGAGCGCTGCTGAGGCTGCCGAAATGATCTTGCGTGTGGATGACATCATCAAGGCTGCACCCAG AAAACGGGTGCCAGACCACCACCCCTGTTAG